Within Micropterus dolomieu isolate WLL.071019.BEF.003 ecotype Adirondacks unplaced genomic scaffold, ASM2129224v1 contig_11007, whole genome shotgun sequence, the genomic segment TCAgtcgggttgaggtcagggctctgactGGGACACTCCAGAaggtgtattttcttctgctgaagccattctgttgttgatttacttctgtgctgtgggttgttgtcctgctgcatCACCCATCTCCTGTTGAGCTTCAACTGGCGGACAGATGGCCGTACATTCTCCTCTTGATAAGCATTGGAATCAATTTTTCTGTCGATGATAGCAACCCTTCCAGGCTCTGAggcagcaaagcagccccagaccatgatgCTCCCTCCACCATACCTCacagttgggatgaggttttgataTTGGTCTGCTGTTCCTTTTTTCCCTCCACACAAAGGGTTGTGTGTTCTttccaaacaactcaacttttttttcatctgtcCATAGAATATTTTGCCAGTTGTGCTGTGGAATATCCAGGTgctcttttgcaaacttcagaccTCCGGCAATGTTTATTTTGGACAGCAGTGGcttcctctgtggtgtcctcCCATGAACTCCATTCTTGTTAAGTGTTTTATGTATCgtgtatgtatttatatgtatttgtgCATGTTCCAGAGATTTGAGAGTATTCAGCTGATACTCTAAGATCCTTCTTAACCTCACTGAGTATTCTGCTCTGTGCTCGTGCAGTCATCTTTGCAGGAAGGCCACTCCTAGGGAGAGTAGCAGCAGTGCTGAACTTTCTCCATTTATAGACAATTTGTCTTACCGTGGACTGATGAACATCAAGGCTTTTAGAGATACTTCTGTaaccctttccagcttcatgcaaGTCAACAATTCTTAACCTTAGGTCTTCTGAGAACTCTTTTGGTCAAGGCATGGTTCACATTAGGCAATGCCTCATGGGAATAGCAAAATTAACATTTATGAATGTTTTTctctaaccaacacctccaaactcgtctcattgattggactccTGGCTGGTTGACTCCTGACTccaattagcttttggagaagttattagcctaggggttcacatactttttccaccctgtACTGTGACTGTTTACCcattgtgttcaataaaaacataaaaacaaataattgtttgtgtagagttagtttatatatatatgtgtgtgtgtgtgtgtgtgtgtgtgtgtgtgtgtgtgtgtgtatatatatatatatatatatatgtatataaactGTATATCATTTCAACCATTTTTTTACTGTCACTTATAAACTTAAATGATCTGACTGTCTGAATGGTTACAGAAATAACAACTTAAATTTCACTGCATAATTAAAGGTTGTCCATGTgagatttttttctgtcaatccTCCCCTAGTTTTCATCTTTCAAAACTCAGTCCTGATCCAGCTGGACTACCCAATTGCCATCATTTTTTATCTTTCCTCCACACCTCTATCTAGATGATGCAGATGCTGGAGAAATTAAAAAGTCCCATAAGTCTGTGAGACGTAGACAGAGGGAGGCAGCCAACAACCAAAAACAGGAGGAGGCACTTAAGTGTCAGTGGGAGACACATCGAAGCTCAGTGTCTTCACACTCCAGTGGTGATGAGGTATAACACAATTTATCATCATGATTTATTCTAGAATACTTTCTTTACATCTTGCTTTGTGGTTGCCACTGTTGTACACCATGGCACAATAAAAACTTGTGTTAATGTCTTGAATCTACACTTCTTACAGGGGGAGGAGTCAGTTGTGACCAGACTTGCCCCTCCACCGGTAATGCCGGAGAATCCGCAGGCTCAGGCTACACCCATGAACTTCAACAAGAACACTGAGGGTGACGGAGACCCTAAAACTGGGAACACCTGCAATGCCCTGTCAGGTAAAATAGAACAGAATAGGATCCCCATATCCTCGTCAGCTGTACAGTCATGCCTGCCTACTGTTTTACGCAAACACatgctccctctctccatctccatcttcTTCAGGTGCATTCTCAGGTGTGTCCAACATCTTTAGTTTCTGGGGGGAGAGTCGGGGGGGTGGTCAGTACCAGGAGATTCCCAGCTGCAGCCTGGCCTCCCCCCCGCCCCTCAACGCACCGCTGAACAGCTTGAGCCGACAGCAACGCAATCAACTGGACACACGGCTGGACCTGCTGCAGAAACAGCTCAACAGGTATGACTGACTGAATGTCTGTGCGTATGTTTATTGTGGCTGTTCCAgctcttttgtgttttgttttgtaacaaACACTTGAAGGCAGACAATATTGAACTCCCTGCTGAAACACTACAGTTATCAGACAGTGTGAAACCATTTCAGTGTGAAAACTTTGCTTAAACTTGATTGTTGTACCTTCACTGTTGAAATCTGGGGACATGGTGACTTCAAGCCATGTGTTTGTTAAGCGTCATTTACAGACTGACCTCTTGGTTTAGCTTTGACCTACTGTACTTTCCATAGTTGCTCTTCCACACAGTTTTTATGTTCCTTTGGTATTGTAACTGTAATGGTGAGCAAAATTAGACCCAAGATGATAAAATGCATACAGTTCTAAATACTACTAAATGTCCTACATTGaaacaaatttaaaagaaacaaatttttaaatgtctctTCCGTGTATTAATTAACATTGTGTGCAGGTTGGAGAGTCGCATGTCAACGGACATCGGGGCAATCATGCAGCTCCTGCAGAGACAGATGGCACTCGTTCCACCTGCCTACAGTGCCATCTCATCACCACCTCAGGTAACAGCACACTTAAACTTGggcgcacagacacacacacacacacacacacacacacacacacacacacacaggctatgTACATAGAAGCATAATTCTTGCCATTAGTATCTGACCCATGCTATGACTAGATAGAAGGCTACAATTCCTGCAGACAGATAAGATGTTGTCTCCTGCAGGCCTCACCCTATGCTGGTCCCGGCCCAGGTCCAGGAGAGGGACTGGTCCAGCTTGTGACACCTCTGGAGACAGACACCCTAGCCTCCTTAACACAGGTGAGGCACATGTAGTAATGCAATGGCTGCTATGCATATCGATACATTTAACTGTATTCTTTGACAATGACGTGTTCGCTGACTGAATGCTGTCACTGGTTTCCAGTCAGTTTAAACTAGAAACATtgaaactcaaagcattacatttatggttatatttatttttaaacattgttaATTATTCTACTTAGTTGCTACACTATAGGTTTATCTTCAGGCATGTCTTAGACTAGAGAGTTTATTTGAGTGTGATCTCAGTACTCTGTTAACATATATAACTGGCTTGCAGCATATCATATAGTACAGAAGCTTTGCTTATATAGTGGTTAATTATACAACAGTAAATCGTTGTTGTACATTTCCTGAGATCCATTTACAAATCAAAGACATTGTGTATATATCCATTATAGCGTGCCAGTTTGTACAAACTATAAACACTGGACTGAGATTTTCAACCTCTTGATAtccatttatatataaaaaatgataATGATTGCAACCACAGCAATTGTGgtaaaaattgtttttgtcaCAACACCCAGGCACAGAGGAGTGAAGTTTTACTGATAAAATTTTCTTGACCTAGTTTTCCCTTGTTAAACCCCAGTTCACAGAGGTCAACCCTCATACAAGGATTCGTCACATATGAAATTCGACTTTGTAACTAGtaataaactaaaaaaagtGTAGTAGTAGCCAGTCCCACTGACCTCTGAGTTTCTGTCTCTGTAGATCTTGGATTCCGAGGACTTTGAGGAGTTCTCCACCAAGCCTCTTGACTCCCTGCGGCCCCAGGACTCCTCACTGATCAATGCCAGCGAGGGCCAGCTTGCCCCTGCTGTACTGGACAGCCTGGGGCAACATCTGGAGATGGGACTAGGAACTGGGGTAATTTCAGGGCCAGCAGTAAGTTCAGGTTTAGAATTAGATTTAAGGAGCGGGGCAGCAGTGGGGTCAAGTTTAGGAACAGGGTTTGACTTTGGTTCTGGGGTATGTATGGGGGCTTTGGTTGGGCCAGAGGCTGGAACAGGAGTATCTTCCATGGATCCTGAAACCCAAAGGAGGCTGTCCCTTCAAGAACCTCAGACACCTCTGGACTCAAGgacaccacacagacacagctcgGACCCAGGGGGGAGCTAAGGAAGAGAGAGTGACGGGGGAGGAGAGTAGAAttgaagagagggagagtgaggaGAGTGAATGAGAGTTTTATTCAGCAGTTCACGAGGCATGAGTTAGGAACTTTGATACCTACCACCAAAACCCCTTAGGGCAAACCCCTTAGGGCAGCTACTGTATCTTCACCATTGAAATttcacctctgacctctcaaGAAAGGACACACagctcagagagagaaagagtgtgaAGCCAGGCTGATCTGGTCTGGACCTTTCAGTCAGCCACTATATGATGACacgtctttgcacacacataaatgacTGCTTATTTGTAGAAGATCCCTTTACTGCTGTATCTACAAACTGGACAATATCAGAAAGAATAATGACGAAACAAGTAGCCATTTATGTCTTGCACTGAAAATCCTATTGATATAATAATTATTCTATTCTACATGTCCATGGCGCTTCCAATGAACTCACAAACTGGTCGGTGTTTGTAGTGTTAGCTGGCCTAACAGGAAACCTGCTATCCTGTTCTGTTATTGGTTCTTGACGCTCCCCCCTTCCCAAGAGCACACTGGATTGGCTGGTTTGCACCTCAGGGGTGGGAACTGGAGGGTTAAAGCCATGAATTTTCTTGATGAACATATCAGCTGCCCTGTCAGAAACGTTGTTTAGATTTTCTAATGAGTGAAGAACATATGGCACGCTTAGGCAGTGTTGCAAACAGGTAAACTGGCAAACACCAAAAACAGTTCactataaatatttaaacaagcAGGAAATCCCAGTTTACTAATTCCATGAGCTATGAGTTGTGACCTTGTAGAGAAACCGTGAGTTGTGTTTGGTTATCAAACACTATGATGTGATAAAGTCAGCAATGACATGGTACTAGCCTGTTTTGATtctaaaaatcaaaacacatgcataaagggaaaaaaatattgagTGATTCTAGGTTATCATAGTTGAATTTGCTACCTCAGATTTCATTGGTCCTTCATTCTTTTTGCCTGGGCAAGCACCCAGAATGCTTTTACCTTGTATATACAAGTTGGTCACGTGATACATAAATATACAAGTTTGCCAGTTTACAATGACCAGCCGAATGCGTCCTTATTCTATGTATGGTACAATATGCAAACACTGGCAACAAGAGATGAGTGTGCTTTAATCTTTATGAGTGAGATAAGTTCAGGTCCAAAgctatttatgtttgtttgtcctgttattttgtctttcagtATGTAGAGTATGACATAAAGTGTCTTTGCTTCCACATACTGTAGAgggtcacttggttttattgaTTAggacacatttattttctttgccccaAACTGATTTTATTCTTGTTTAAACAGGCAAGTAAATTGTTAATGTTTTGAATCTAGACGGCAGAAATGAAAACCCTTTAAAATACTTACTAAGTTATACAAGTCATAGCAATCCCAGGAGGAAGAAATTGTACTTTAGCACCACTGTTTCTGGGAATATTTGAAGTCCTCAAATACACATCTGATCATTGTCATGTCATATTAGCAGGCCACCAACACACTTGAATGGAGTGACCATCTATCACACTGCACCGTTCAGGATCATCAAAGGTTACCACAGCTCAGGTTGAATTTGGCTTTGTGCAGTGGAATTATACTGCTGTACTGTATGATATACTGCAGATTTACACCACAGTACCCGACAAATAACACCACTTTATAAGAACAAGGGGAGGTAAAGTATAGAAGTGATCATGAAACTGTGACTTGAAAACATCTTTGGTCCATGCCTTCATTTTCCTAAATAATACTTTATCCCTTCATCGGAAGGCAAAGCAGGGCAATACCTCACCAGTCACCAGATACATTTGGCCTGTCGGAGAAATGGCAACTTAATAGTGTACTCATTTATGAATGTTCTTTTGACTTCAGTCATATTGTAGGTTAGTGAGCAGTGTTAATAACATAAAATTGTGCTTTCGACACATTGGACAACTAGGAACATTTACACTTCCCCTTTTAGATTTTCCTAACCATGAATGGAATACATAGCAATGTAAATTTTCCACAGGATTTATAATAAGAtgatacatttcaaaatgtggaaaTGAACAAGGTATAGTGGCACCACTGTTAAGGGCGGAGTCTGGAGTTTACCCAGATCCCCCAGGGTAGgcagagaaatacaaaataaaaagagtaGGTACGATGAAGTTTGTTTTTATCCATAAGTGTCCATTTCTGCAAAATCTTCCAGTTTCATTAGTTTATAGTTTGAGTTGCCAAGatgaaggaaaataaaaacctgtgacatcttcaaattgtcTTCCCTGATACAAGACTATATGGGCAGACCCTTTCCTGTACCACACAATAAAGTCATAACAGAGAAGGGAATGCCTGTTGAAGTGCAATAGTCCTTTAAACAGTTAAGACTTGTAGCAGCTTAATCACATCTGTTACTTTTTAGCACTTTATTTCTTAAACAGTGCAGATGTTTAATAACGGCTCAGGAACGTGTCATTGATGTTAGAGGATTCATTTTCTTAAGTCTCAGAACTCAAAACAAGCCAAtcagaaggaaggagagaaacaCTGGAAGGAATGTAACATTTGAATAAGTTAACATCCTAAATGTTAACTCTGGCAGAATTCCCCTTTAGAAGaattgtgaaaatgtttattttgctgCTTGCTGGTCTAAGctgttgtatttatgtattgttgTTGGATtacttctgtttgtttgtggattGTACCCACTATGATTTATCTCTTTATCCTGGGTTAATGAACAGCTCATTTGGAGGAGCACGTGGACACTTTCTGTGTAAACATGTCACTGCCCATGTTCTTGTGTTCTTTTATTCATAATCCTGAAATTTACACTCATCCAACCACTCTCaatatttattcaatatttttgGGTAAGTGTGCT encodes:
- the LOC123965741 gene encoding potassium voltage-gated channel subfamily H member 2-like, with amino-acid sequence DADAGEIKKSHKSVRRRQREAANNQKQEEALKCQWETHRSSVSSHSSGDEGEESVVTRLAPPPVMPENPQAQATPMNFNKNTEGDGDPKTGNTCNALSGAFSGVSNIFSFWGESRGGGQYQEIPSCSLASPPPLNAPLNSLSRQQRNQLDTRLDLLQKQLNRLESRMSTDIGAIMQLLQRQMALVPPAYSAISSPPQASPYAGPGPGPGEGLVQLVTPLETDTLASLTQILDSEDFEEFSTKPLDSLRPQDSSLINASEGQLAPAVLDSLGQHLEMGLGTGVISGPAVSSGLELDLRSGAAVGSSLGTGFDFGSGVCMGALVGPEAGTGVSSMDPETQRRLSLQEPQTPLDSRTPHRHSSDPGGS